From Virgibacillus natechei, the proteins below share one genomic window:
- a CDS encoding AAA family ATPase: protein MENIKQAKEALNKVIYGKEEVVDLLFIALLAQGHVLLESVPGTGKTKLAKSFAKIMDGKFSRVQFTPDVLPSDVTGIRFFNPKTTDFELRVGPVVSNVLLADEINRATPKTQSSLLEVMEEFQATIDGETIKVDAPFIVLATQNPVESNYGTFPLPEAQLDRFLFKIDLGYPSKADDKTILHTYRTKDPFTEIMPSLTVETIRSLQDEIQQVTLSDVAGDYLVNLIHQSREHDEVDLGISPRGMLALMRASQARAYLQGRKFVTPDDVKVLAPYVFEHRLILTMEGSIKKTSAEVVREIMREVPVPVEVGAGGE, encoded by the coding sequence GTGGAAAATATCAAACAAGCAAAGGAAGCGTTGAATAAGGTGATTTATGGTAAAGAGGAGGTGGTTGATTTGTTATTTATTGCCTTACTTGCCCAGGGTCATGTACTGCTTGAAAGTGTTCCTGGAACAGGGAAAACAAAACTGGCCAAAAGTTTTGCGAAAATAATGGACGGTAAATTTAGTCGGGTGCAGTTCACTCCTGATGTTTTGCCAAGTGACGTGACCGGGATTCGTTTCTTCAATCCGAAAACAACGGATTTTGAGCTACGGGTTGGTCCAGTTGTTTCTAATGTTTTGCTGGCTGATGAAATTAATCGAGCAACCCCGAAAACACAGTCCAGCCTGCTTGAGGTCATGGAAGAATTTCAAGCTACCATTGATGGGGAAACGATTAAGGTAGATGCTCCGTTCATTGTCCTTGCTACACAGAATCCTGTGGAAAGTAATTATGGAACATTCCCACTTCCTGAAGCACAGTTGGATCGCTTCTTATTTAAAATTGATTTAGGGTATCCATCGAAAGCGGATGATAAAACGATTTTGCATACATATCGTACAAAAGATCCTTTTACTGAAATTATGCCTTCACTTACAGTAGAAACAATACGATCACTGCAAGATGAAATCCAACAGGTAACATTATCAGATGTTGCTGGCGATTATTTAGTAAACCTCATCCATCAATCAAGAGAACATGATGAGGTGGATCTGGGTATTAGCCCAAGAGGCATGCTTGCTTTAATGCGCGCTTCACAAGCTCGTGCTTATTTGCAGGGTCGTAAATTTGTTACTCCAGATGACGTAAAAGTGCTGGCGCCATATGTCTTTGAACATCGTCTTATTCTAACCATGGAAGGTTCGATTAAAAAAACATCTGCAGAGGTTGTGCGTGAAATTATGAGGGAAGTACCAGTTCCTGTCGAGGTAGGAGCAGGAGGCGAATGA
- a CDS encoding sensor histidine kinase — protein sequence MTTIIRHVFTAILVSLFIALMLVGVTLLAFPLDDWSLIFKQEIGNVSFLLIVIGIPIMAGTILGMSTGWYWKQRLQQIDRKLDEMVKGQKVTVDDESYKELDSIEQQIGQLQEKMRKQAEYSQRLATERANEREQSLQEVVVQERNRLARELHDSVSQQLFAASMMMSAINESNPPENESIKKQMQMVENMIHQSQLEMRALLLHLRPVALKGKSLQIGVEELLVEMTQKVPMEIDWKVEEFTVDKGVEDQLFRILQESMSNTLRHAEAITFHVMLIERDETVILRTVDNGKGFDMENIRTGSYGLQNMRERAYEVGGIFKIISVPNEGTQLEVKVPNLRKEVEHND from the coding sequence ATGACTACAATTATACGACATGTTTTTACCGCAATATTAGTTAGTCTATTCATTGCACTTATGTTAGTTGGTGTAACATTACTGGCTTTTCCTTTAGATGATTGGTCGCTTATTTTTAAACAAGAAATCGGCAATGTTTCATTTCTGCTAATAGTGATTGGAATACCGATTATGGCGGGTACGATACTTGGTATGTCTACAGGATGGTACTGGAAACAGCGACTTCAGCAGATTGATCGTAAGCTGGATGAAATGGTTAAGGGTCAAAAAGTAACCGTAGATGATGAGTCCTACAAGGAATTGGACAGCATAGAGCAGCAAATCGGGCAGTTGCAGGAGAAAATGAGAAAGCAAGCAGAGTATTCACAGCGGCTAGCTACAGAAAGGGCCAATGAACGGGAGCAAAGTCTCCAGGAAGTCGTTGTTCAGGAAAGAAATCGACTGGCACGGGAGTTGCATGATTCGGTGAGTCAACAGTTATTCGCCGCATCGATGATGATGTCAGCTATCAATGAATCGAATCCACCGGAGAATGAATCGATAAAAAAACAGATGCAAATGGTGGAAAACATGATCCATCAATCCCAACTCGAAATGCGTGCATTATTATTGCATCTACGTCCAGTTGCATTAAAAGGGAAATCATTGCAAATAGGCGTCGAGGAATTGTTGGTTGAAATGACCCAAAAAGTACCGATGGAGATTGATTGGAAGGTTGAGGAGTTCACTGTGGATAAAGGTGTGGAAGATCAACTTTTTCGCATCCTGCAAGAGTCGATGTCGAATACACTTCGACATGCTGAAGCTATCACATTTCATGTCATGTTAATTGAACGAGATGAAACAGTAATTTTACGAACAGTTGATAATGGAAAGGGCTTTGATATGGAAAATATAAGAACAGGTTCTTATGGTCTACAAAATATGCGTGAACGTGCTTATGAGGTTGGAGGTATCTTTAAAATTATCAGTGTGCCCAATGAAGGTACACAGTTAGAGGTAAAAGTTCCAAATTTAAGAAAAGAGGTTGAGCATAATGATTAA
- a CDS encoding C40 family peptidase, giving the protein MVVGMTTVAVVGISSAFFGISAHANTVDELEDRQTEIESERLDIKADLSEAESEIADILFELEELNEEMNRVDDALEHNTTKMDETEESIEKSEEKVTSLEEEIDTLEETIEQRFAILEERIVSYQKNGGNINYLEVIFGSQNFGDFVNRVSAINKITDSDASLIEQQEEDKQKVKAKQDEVLDKLEELENMKADLDEILVLIEDQQQQNEESEEKLLARQDDLTTLKEELEIEDSDLAALEGEVSESITAANRPEPSSSQNVAQSSEPELDDEVEGNLTTLSSEESNSNNDSSNSSNNNNNDNNNSGSGMSTVINAGFDHIGVPYTWGGKTPSGFDCSGFVSWAFAQGGYSIPSTTGALAGTGSKVSYSNAQPGDLVFFDTTGGPGTNGHVGIYLGGGQFIGAQNSTGLDVADMTSGYWKDNFNGHVRRVN; this is encoded by the coding sequence ATGGTAGTTGGAATGACCACAGTAGCTGTGGTTGGTATAAGTAGTGCGTTCTTTGGTATATCTGCTCATGCAAATACGGTCGATGAATTAGAAGACAGACAAACTGAGATCGAAAGTGAACGCTTGGATATAAAGGCGGATCTATCAGAAGCGGAGTCAGAGATTGCAGATATTCTATTTGAACTAGAAGAATTAAATGAAGAAATGAATCGTGTTGATGATGCATTAGAACATAACACGACTAAGATGGATGAAACCGAAGAGAGTATTGAAAAAAGTGAAGAAAAAGTAACATCATTGGAAGAAGAGATTGACACATTAGAAGAAACGATTGAACAACGATTTGCTATTCTAGAAGAGAGAATTGTTTCCTATCAAAAAAATGGGGGAAACATTAATTATCTTGAAGTAATATTTGGTTCTCAGAATTTTGGAGATTTCGTTAATCGCGTATCAGCGATTAATAAAATTACTGATTCTGATGCATCCTTGATCGAACAGCAGGAAGAAGATAAGCAGAAAGTAAAAGCGAAACAAGATGAAGTATTGGACAAGCTTGAAGAGTTAGAGAATATGAAGGCAGACCTTGATGAAATATTGGTATTGATTGAAGATCAGCAACAGCAAAACGAGGAGTCCGAGGAAAAATTATTGGCAAGGCAAGATGATTTAACGACATTAAAAGAAGAGTTGGAGATTGAAGATAGTGATTTAGCAGCACTGGAAGGTGAAGTCAGCGAGAGCATTACAGCTGCAAATCGTCCAGAACCATCCAGTTCACAAAATGTTGCCCAATCATCGGAGCCGGAGTTGGACGACGAAGTGGAAGGTAATCTTACAACATTGAGCAGTGAAGAAAGTAATAGTAACAATGATAGCAGCAATAGCAGTAACAATAATAATAACGACAATAACAACAGTGGAAGCGGCATGAGCACAGTTATTAATGCTGGATTTGATCATATCGGAGTACCATATACCTGGGGAGGTAAAACACCTAGTGGGTTTGATTGCTCCGGATTTGTATCATGGGCATTCGCGCAAGGAGGATATTCTATTCCATCCACAACAGGAGCACTAGCAGGCACAGGTTCTAAAGTCTCATACAGTAATGCACAACCTGGTGATCTAGTATTCTTTGATACCACAGGAGGACCAGGAACAAACGGCCATGTAGGCATCTATCTTGGTGGAGGTCAATTTATTGGAGCCCAAAATTCAACGGGATTAGATGTAGCTGATATGACCAGTGGGTATTGGAAAGACAATTTTAACGGTCATGTGCGTCGTGTAAATTAA
- the aceA gene encoding isocitrate lyase, translated as MNKRIEILKTEWENDFRWIGVERDYTAEDVIRLRGSLDIEHTLARVGSKKLWELVNQENYVNALGALTGNQAVQQVKAGLQAIYLSGWQVAADANMAGQMYPDQSLYPVNSVPNVVQRINQALQRADQIHYSEGDTSTDWFAPIVADAEAGFGGQLNVFELMKAMIEAGASAVHFEDQLSSEKKCGHLGGKVLLPTQTAIKNLIAARFAADVMGTPTVIIARTDANAADMITSDVDPNDADFITGERTSEGFFKTEAGIDQAIARGLAYAPYADLIWCETSEPNIEEAKRFADAIHAKYPNKLLAYNCSPSFNWKRKLSDSEIASFQVELGEMGYKFQFVTLAGFHALNHSMFDLARKYKEEGMAAYSELQQAEFSSETYGYSATRHQREVGTGYFDEVAQVISGGLSSTGALTGSTEKEQFSK; from the coding sequence ATGAATAAACGTATAGAAATATTGAAAACGGAATGGGAAAATGATTTTCGCTGGATAGGTGTTGAGCGTGATTACACAGCAGAGGATGTTATTCGGTTGCGAGGGTCACTAGATATTGAACATACACTTGCGCGTGTAGGATCGAAGAAGTTATGGGAGCTTGTTAACCAGGAAAACTATGTAAATGCACTAGGAGCACTAACCGGAAACCAAGCCGTACAACAGGTTAAAGCAGGATTACAAGCAATTTATTTGAGCGGATGGCAAGTAGCGGCAGATGCGAATATGGCTGGGCAAATGTATCCAGACCAGAGCTTATACCCTGTAAACAGTGTACCGAATGTTGTACAACGGATTAACCAGGCCCTACAACGTGCGGATCAAATTCATTATTCGGAAGGAGATACATCTACGGATTGGTTTGCCCCAATTGTTGCAGATGCCGAGGCAGGATTTGGCGGTCAATTGAATGTGTTTGAATTAATGAAAGCAATGATTGAAGCGGGAGCGTCTGCTGTTCATTTTGAAGATCAGCTGTCTTCGGAGAAAAAATGCGGGCATCTAGGTGGGAAAGTATTACTGCCAACACAAACGGCAATTAAAAACCTTATAGCTGCCCGGTTTGCAGCAGATGTAATGGGCACACCGACTGTGATTATTGCCAGAACGGATGCAAACGCAGCTGATATGATTACAAGTGATGTTGATCCAAATGATGCAGATTTTATTACAGGAGAACGTACATCGGAAGGTTTTTTCAAAACAGAGGCTGGTATTGATCAGGCAATTGCTCGCGGACTGGCATATGCCCCTTATGCTGATCTGATTTGGTGTGAAACTTCTGAGCCAAATATAGAGGAAGCAAAACGTTTCGCTGATGCGATACATGCAAAGTATCCAAATAAATTATTAGCGTATAATTGTTCGCCATCCTTTAACTGGAAACGGAAACTATCAGATAGTGAAATTGCTAGCTTTCAGGTAGAATTAGGAGAAATGGGATATAAGTTCCAGTTTGTTACATTAGCTGGTTTCCATGCATTGAATCATAGTATGTTCGACCTGGCTAGAAAGTATAAAGAAGAAGGAATGGCAGCATATTCCGAGTTACAGCAAGCCGAATTTTCCAGTGAAACGTATGGCTATAGTGCTACACGTCATCAACGTGAAGTAGGAACTGGGTATTTTGATGAAGTGGCTCAAGTTATTTCTGGTGGATTATCTTCGACAGGGGCTTTGACAGGATCTACGGAAAAAGAACAGTTTAGCAAATGA
- a CDS encoding VLRF1 family aeRF1-type release factor — MDLNKQIQKLETIRNDNSNKVFTMYLNTDLSDPEQQGGEWKIHLKNGLRNFEQYLKEDDDKEELKNFQAVKEKVERFVVGNEQKFLKGIVLFATADEEVWFATRVQIPLETAFNWQETPHLEQLKQLSVDYPKTGIILIQQNEVKVIDSYLNEIEDTFSYELDLDTDDWREKTTTDTGSGSTNQHTEKFEDRVEANQQRWYKKIAPKLDKQAKDKSWENIYVIGESDPANELKEQMNKPVNEVIQKNMLDHEESKVLQEVFG; from the coding sequence ATGGATTTAAACAAGCAAATTCAAAAATTAGAAACGATAAGAAACGATAATTCAAATAAAGTATTTACGATGTACTTAAACACAGATCTATCTGATCCTGAACAGCAGGGTGGAGAATGGAAAATTCATTTAAAAAATGGGCTACGCAATTTTGAACAATACCTAAAGGAAGACGATGACAAGGAAGAGTTGAAGAATTTTCAAGCGGTGAAAGAAAAGGTAGAAAGATTCGTTGTAGGTAATGAGCAGAAATTTTTAAAGGGAATTGTATTATTTGCAACTGCGGATGAAGAAGTATGGTTTGCGACTCGCGTACAAATACCATTGGAGACAGCTTTTAATTGGCAGGAAACTCCTCATTTGGAGCAGTTGAAGCAACTTAGTGTCGATTATCCAAAGACAGGTATCATACTCATCCAACAAAATGAGGTGAAAGTTATCGATTCCTATTTAAATGAAATAGAAGATACCTTTTCCTATGAGTTGGATCTTGATACAGATGATTGGCGTGAAAAAACGACTACAGATACGGGATCTGGGTCAACCAACCAACATACGGAGAAATTTGAAGACAGAGTTGAAGCGAATCAGCAACGTTGGTATAAGAAAATTGCACCAAAATTGGATAAGCAGGCGAAGGATAAAAGCTGGGAGAATATATATGTAATAGGTGAGTCGGACCCTGCAAATGAATTGAAAGAACAGATGAACAAACCTGTTAATGAAGTCATTCAAAAGAATATGCTGGATCATGAAGAGTCGAAAGTACTTCAGGAAGTATTTGGCTAA
- a CDS encoding FUSC family protein — protein sequence MRRFHFFGSRVVKTGVAIFLTAWICEMLGWPPVFAVITAIVTIEPTVSDSIKKGLVRFPASAIGSAYAVLFISLLDNSPLTYTLAAVFTIATCFRLKLHAGLLVATLTAVAMVEVIHSNYLISFFIRLGTTTVGLLVSTGVNMFVLPPDYTEDIVKNIRAMSKRTGKIIDIVFRDILEDKHDQDTLEKNMVDQLEKKIMQTETLIRFQKEEAKYHPLVGSEKLQFDHAQNQMAQLRLFHYHIDNLINTPLKMNNWSKEERTIILHAVTELAQAMENVAYYNPVKHQQELQQITEIFWEDNEKITKNSKNYPTNFPPELIILYELLSIYNIVTKFYKEKN from the coding sequence TTGAGAAGATTTCATTTTTTTGGTAGCCGTGTTGTAAAAACGGGAGTGGCCATTTTTCTTACGGCTTGGATTTGTGAAATGTTAGGATGGCCACCTGTATTTGCGGTCATAACAGCTATTGTTACAATAGAACCTACTGTGTCTGATTCCATAAAAAAGGGGTTAGTTCGCTTTCCCGCATCCGCTATTGGCTCAGCATATGCTGTATTATTTATTTCTTTATTAGACAACTCACCATTAACCTATACACTTGCAGCTGTTTTTACAATTGCCACATGTTTCAGGCTAAAATTGCATGCAGGTCTGCTTGTTGCGACACTCACAGCTGTTGCCATGGTCGAGGTTATTCACAGCAATTATTTGATTTCATTTTTTATTCGACTAGGGACAACCACGGTCGGACTATTGGTTTCGACAGGAGTAAATATGTTTGTATTACCACCGGATTACACAGAAGACATTGTCAAAAATATTCGAGCCATGAGCAAACGAACAGGAAAAATCATTGATATTGTTTTCCGGGATATACTGGAAGATAAACATGATCAGGACACGCTTGAAAAGAATATGGTGGATCAGCTTGAAAAAAAGATCATGCAAACCGAAACCTTAATCCGTTTTCAAAAAGAAGAAGCAAAATACCATCCGCTTGTAGGGAGCGAAAAACTTCAATTTGACCATGCACAAAATCAAATGGCGCAACTGCGTTTATTCCATTACCATATCGATAATTTAATTAACACACCTCTAAAGATGAACAATTGGTCGAAAGAGGAAAGAACTATTATATTACATGCTGTTACGGAGCTGGCTCAAGCAATGGAAAACGTAGCGTACTACAATCCAGTAAAACATCAGCAGGAATTGCAACAAATAACGGAAATTTTTTGGGAGGATAATGAAAAAATCACGAAAAATAGTAAAAACTATCCGACAAATTTCCCACCAGAATTAATTATCTTGTATGAATTACTCTCGATCTACAATATTGTTACAAAATTTTATAAAGAGAAAAATTGA
- a CDS encoding response regulator transcription factor: MIKILFADDHEMVRIGVSSYLSAQLDMEVVAEADDGGPAVEKALEVKPDIILMDLVMKEMDGIEATSQIIAQWPEAKIIIVTSFLDDEKVYPALEAGATSYMLKTSKASEIAKAVRATYEGQSILEPEVTGKIMNRMREKPAENLHDQLTDREMEILLLVAQGKTNQETADELFIAVKTVKVHVSNILGKLEVQDRTQAVIYAFKHDLIK, translated from the coding sequence ATGATTAAAATTCTATTCGCCGATGATCATGAAATGGTACGGATTGGTGTTTCATCATACCTTTCTGCTCAACTCGATATGGAAGTTGTTGCTGAAGCGGATGATGGCGGGCCTGCTGTTGAGAAAGCGTTGGAAGTAAAACCGGATATTATTTTGATGGATCTTGTTATGAAAGAAATGGATGGGATTGAAGCAACCAGCCAGATTATTGCACAGTGGCCGGAAGCGAAAATTATTATTGTTACAAGTTTTCTTGATGATGAAAAAGTTTATCCGGCACTGGAAGCTGGTGCAACGAGCTATATGTTGAAAACGTCAAAAGCAAGTGAAATCGCTAAAGCAGTCCGTGCTACGTATGAAGGGCAATCAATCCTGGAACCTGAAGTTACAGGGAAAATCATGAATCGTATGCGGGAAAAACCTGCTGAAAATCTGCATGATCAATTGACAGACCGTGAAATGGAAATTTTGTTATTAGTAGCTCAGGGGAAGACAAACCAGGAGACCGCGGATGAATTATTTATCGCAGTAAAAACTGTGAAAGTGCATGTGAGCAATATTTTAGGTAAATTAGAAGTCCAGGACCGGACACAAGCTGTGATTTATGCGTTTAAGCATGATTTGATTAAGTGA
- the aceB gene encoding malate synthase A has protein sequence MLIKNSNVQVKNQEKFAEVLTPEALEFLQKLHNNFDERRRTLLKMRNQTQEQFNKGQKPDFLPETKTIREGNWEVAPLPKDLQDRRVEITGPVDRKMIINALNSGAKGFMADFEDATSPTWENVMNGQLNLQDAVRRKIDFQGENGKFYSLNQETAVLMVRPRGWHLTEKNITVDGESISGSFVDFGLYLFHNAQELLKQGTGPYFYLPKLENHLEARLWNDIFIFSQNELGISQGTIKATVLIETITAAFEMDEILYELREHSAGLNCGRWDYIFSYIKKFQNDPAIILPDRSVVTMEVPFMRAYSLLAIQTCHKRNSPAIGGMAAQIPVKNDEKANQAAFEKVRVDKEREVRDGHDGTWVAHPGMVKFVKAIFDKGMPEPNQIAKTYEARTITQADLLEVPNGAITEKGLRMNINVGIQYITYWLSGHGAAPINNLMEDAATAEISRAQVWQWIRHPKGVLEDGRNVTFELVDQLLEEELQFILKDSNEGFSLNYRQAAEIFDELIKQDDFVEFLTLPAYRKLLKGGMKYE, from the coding sequence ATGCTGATAAAGAATTCAAATGTACAGGTCAAGAATCAAGAAAAATTTGCAGAGGTATTAACACCTGAAGCGCTGGAATTTCTGCAAAAGCTTCACAACAACTTTGACGAACGAAGAAGAACGTTATTGAAAATGAGAAATCAAACGCAGGAGCAATTTAATAAGGGTCAAAAACCAGATTTTCTGCCAGAAACCAAAACGATTCGTGAAGGGAACTGGGAGGTTGCACCATTACCGAAAGATTTGCAGGATCGTAGAGTGGAAATCACAGGACCAGTTGATAGAAAAATGATTATTAATGCACTCAATTCTGGAGCAAAAGGATTTATGGCTGATTTTGAAGACGCAACGTCACCCACATGGGAAAACGTAATGAATGGGCAGCTTAATTTACAAGATGCTGTCCGAAGAAAAATTGATTTTCAAGGTGAAAACGGAAAATTTTATTCGTTAAACCAAGAAACAGCTGTATTAATGGTGCGACCTCGTGGATGGCATCTCACAGAAAAAAATATAACAGTAGACGGAGAATCTATTTCTGGAAGTTTCGTAGATTTTGGACTTTACTTATTTCATAATGCACAAGAATTATTGAAGCAAGGAACTGGCCCCTATTTTTATTTACCAAAACTGGAGAATCATCTGGAGGCACGCTTATGGAATGATATATTTATTTTTTCTCAAAATGAACTTGGCATTTCACAAGGTACCATTAAAGCAACAGTACTGATTGAGACAATTACTGCTGCATTTGAAATGGATGAAATACTATATGAATTACGTGAACATTCAGCAGGGCTTAATTGTGGCAGATGGGATTATATATTTAGCTATATTAAAAAGTTTCAAAATGATCCAGCTATTATTTTACCTGACAGATCTGTCGTTACGATGGAAGTGCCGTTTATGCGTGCCTATTCCTTACTGGCGATTCAAACTTGTCATAAAAGAAACAGCCCAGCAATTGGAGGAATGGCCGCACAGATCCCGGTGAAAAATGATGAAAAAGCGAATCAAGCGGCGTTTGAAAAAGTTCGTGTGGATAAAGAACGTGAAGTAAGGGATGGGCATGATGGTACATGGGTTGCACACCCAGGTATGGTTAAATTTGTTAAAGCTATCTTTGATAAAGGCATGCCTGAACCGAATCAAATCGCAAAAACATATGAAGCTAGAACGATTACACAAGCAGATTTATTGGAAGTTCCGAATGGAGCGATTACGGAGAAAGGGCTGCGTATGAATATTAATGTTGGCATTCAATATATCACCTACTGGTTATCGGGTCACGGTGCTGCCCCTATCAATAATTTAATGGAGGATGCAGCAACTGCAGAAATCTCACGGGCTCAAGTTTGGCAATGGATCCGCCATCCAAAAGGGGTGCTGGAAGATGGCAGAAACGTAACATTTGAACTGGTTGATCAGCTTCTAGAAGAAGAATTACAATTTATTTTGAAAGATTCGAATGAAGGTTTCAGCCTAAATTACCGACAGGCAGCAGAGATATTTGATGAACTTATCAAGCAGGATGATTTTGTAGAATTTCTAACATTGCCTGCGTATCGCAAACTATTAAAAGGGGGAATGAAGTATGAATAA
- a CDS encoding YfiT family bacillithiol transferase, with amino-acid sequence MDVRYPIGELQVPEKVTLENIQEWLKQIETYTIRLRETVDLLSDEELSKTYREGSWTVRGLVHHIADSQLNMYQRLKLALTDENPTVPSFDQDKWAVQPDTKLPIESSIKMLEGINERIVSLGQSLTEEQLTRAFTHQINGKITVAKKVAKLDWHQQHHLEHIKIALSK; translated from the coding sequence ATGGATGTAAGATACCCAATTGGCGAATTACAAGTACCCGAAAAGGTAACACTTGAAAATATTCAAGAATGGTTAAAACAAATAGAAACGTACACGATTCGATTAAGAGAAACTGTCGACTTATTAAGTGATGAGGAATTAAGCAAAACTTATCGTGAGGGTAGTTGGACAGTTCGCGGGCTTGTTCATCACATCGCAGATTCTCAATTGAACATGTATCAACGTTTGAAACTGGCTTTAACAGATGAGAATCCAACTGTACCAAGTTTTGATCAAGATAAGTGGGCTGTTCAACCTGATACAAAGCTTCCTATAGAAAGTTCTATTAAAATGCTGGAAGGCATAAATGAGCGCATCGTATCTTTGGGCCAAAGTTTAACTGAAGAGCAATTGACCCGAGCTTTTACTCACCAGATAAACGGAAAAATAACAGTTGCAAAAAAGGTAGCAAAATTAGATTGGCACCAACAGCATCACTTGGAACATATAAAAATCGCATTA
- a CDS encoding YhfH family protein has protein sequence MMEKTKNLATCSECGGNHVDPQSYMLECEYCLSKKEE, from the coding sequence ATGATGGAAAAAACAAAAAATCTTGCTACATGCTCAGAATGTGGTGGAAATCATGTTGATCCGCAAAGTTATATGCTGGAATGTGAATACTGTCTATCCAAAAAGGAAGAATAA
- a CDS encoding DUF58 domain-containing protein produces MMWKKEYGSAHMKTFDYILVAMILFFIIGILFQNQIVFSGAGILASFLIVYKLYDKSIGRRLELENPRRTIRLFPGEEMELKFELRNRSIFPMINGAFSLQTGPAIKAFDHVEDASKYWRPITIPLSILQRKKTFIELPVIAEERGISRISNIHFLFPHLLNFDSITLKYKPFYHTEFIVFPSLLPVHGAEAVFHMIPGTGRSNFSPFEDIQSQLGTRDYSYTDPFHRINWNASLKSQQLQTNVYEKIVDRSFVFIVNLQSENSVNMATFNENLESLLSYTAYLAKYATEKSVAYEIIINARKPGKVPYVHLREGEGNKHYGLALETLARNHKQSMIIPFNNMLHQVGKQFFKPKTIIVIGEVPPGATKLMNAWKQAQNTVFHIAQTSDGAVIKPIIKDAYTDAK; encoded by the coding sequence ATGATGTGGAAGAAGGAATATGGTTCAGCGCATATGAAGACATTCGACTATATCCTTGTAGCTATGATTCTATTTTTTATCATTGGTATTCTGTTTCAAAATCAAATTGTATTTAGTGGAGCGGGTATACTCGCAAGCTTTCTTATTGTTTATAAGCTATATGATAAAAGTATTGGGAGAAGATTAGAGTTGGAAAACCCGCGTCGTACAATAAGGCTGTTTCCAGGTGAGGAAATGGAATTGAAGTTTGAATTACGGAATAGGTCCATATTTCCTATGATTAACGGAGCGTTCAGCTTACAGACCGGGCCTGCCATTAAGGCATTTGATCATGTAGAAGATGCTTCAAAATACTGGAGACCCATAACAATCCCGTTATCTATACTTCAAAGAAAAAAGACGTTCATCGAATTGCCTGTCATCGCTGAAGAACGAGGCATTTCAAGGATTAGTAATATTCATTTTCTTTTCCCACATTTACTTAATTTTGACAGCATCACATTAAAGTATAAACCTTTTTATCATACGGAATTTATCGTGTTTCCTAGTCTGCTTCCTGTACATGGAGCTGAGGCAGTTTTTCACATGATACCGGGAACCGGACGTTCAAATTTTTCACCGTTTGAGGATATTCAGAGCCAGCTTGGCACGAGAGATTACAGCTACACGGATCCCTTTCATCGTATTAATTGGAATGCTTCGCTTAAGTCACAACAGCTACAAACCAATGTATATGAAAAAATCGTCGATAGGTCGTTTGTTTTTATCGTGAATCTCCAGTCAGAAAATAGCGTAAACATGGCAACGTTTAATGAAAATCTAGAAAGCCTCTTATCCTACACAGCGTATCTAGCGAAATACGCAACCGAAAAGAGCGTTGCTTATGAAATTATTATCAATGCACGAAAGCCAGGGAAAGTTCCCTATGTTCATTTGCGGGAAGGGGAAGGTAACAAGCATTACGGGCTAGCATTAGAAACATTGGCAAGAAATCATAAGCAGTCAATGATCATACCTTTTAACAATATGCTCCATCAAGTGGGGAAACAATTTTTTAAACCGAAAACGATCATTGTTATTGGTGAGGTGCCTCCAGGTGCAACAAAACTGATGAATGCTTGGAAACAAGCGCAGAATACGGTATTTCATATCGCTCAAACGAGTGATGGGGCAGTAATCAAACCTATTATAAAGGATGCGTATACTGATGCAAAATAA